The window ACGCAGTAGAGTTAAGCAATATAAAATTACCTCCATTTAAGCTATACTCAACATTGAAGTTTGTGCTTGCGGCACTTGCGTTTCCATTACCAGTATTAAATGCAAATAAGCTAAAAGTTACTTGAAAATTTAATGCATCAATGAGGTTGATATTATTAATGGTGAAACTATTCCCCCTTTGCATTAGGATATTGTTTCCTCCGTTTCCAGGTGCTGGTGTGGTTGAGCTAACAAATACATTATTAGAGCTGCCTACAAACCGGCCCAAAGCATAGTTTTGGTAACCCGTGTAATTGGAAGCAATAACATTGGTTGATACTGCTGTATTTCCAAAATTTTCGGTTAATAGATTGGTTTGGCTAAATACAACTGAGCCTGTGGAGGTGAATAAAAGAAGGGTGGTAAAGATCTTCTTCATGCAATAGTTTTGTCCGTTAAAAAAATAGTTACGAATTAGTTGGCTTAGGATAGCTGGACAAAAATTGCTTTCAGTAGATAAGTTTAACTTGGCGCGAAAATAAGAAAGCGGCTGGATTTCCAGCCGCTTTACAGATTTTTTCAATATGATCTTTTATTTTTTCACCACTTCCGCTATCCTCTTGCCGATGTCAGCGGGGCTTTGAACCACGTGGATGCCACATTCTGCCATGATCTTCATTTTAGCGGCAGCGGTATCATCTGCACCACCAATGATGGCTCCGGCATGGCCCATGCGGCGGCCGGGAGGAGCTGTCTGGCCGGCAATGAAACCAACCACCGGCTTGGTGCCGTTCTCCTTGATCCAGCGGGCTGCATCTGCTTCCATGCTTCCTCCGATCTCACCGATCATAACGATCGCGTCAGTCTCAGGGTCGTTCATCAGCAGCTCAACAGCATCTTTCGTTGGGGTTCCGATAATGGGGTCGCCGCCAATTCCGATAGCAGTTGAAATGCCCAAACCAGCCTTGGCAACCTGGTCAGCTGCTTCGTAGGTCAGGGTGCCGCTCTTGGAAACGATACCGATACGACCTGCCTTGAACACAAAGCCGGGCATGATGCCTACTTTACATTCACCGGCGGTGATCACACCAGGACAGTTTGGACCTACCAGGCGGGTATTCTTACCCTGCAGGAAATGCCTGGCCTTCACCATATCCTGAACAGGAATACCTTCAGTGATACAAACAACCAGTTCAATACCTGCATCAGCTGCCTCCATGATGGCGTCAGCAGCAAATGCCGGGGGAACGAAAATGATGGACACATTGGCTCCGGTAGCCTTTACCGCTTCTGCAACGGTATTGAAAACCGGACGGTCGAGATGTGTAGAGCCACCTTTTCCTGGCGTTACACCACCTACTACCTGGGTGCCGTATTCAATCATTTGGGTTGCATGGAATGTTCCTTCTGTACCGGTAAAGCCCTGTACAATGATCTTGGAGTTTTTATTGACTAAAACGCTCATATGGCTCAATTAAAGTTGGGCAAAGCTAAGGTATAATGAGGAATTGAGGAATGATGAATTTAGAGCCTCAGGGTTAAAAAATCCAGGGGGCTTTAGCATCCGATTATTTCAGGAGCTCATCCATATTCCGGTTATTGTCGATCTTGCCCTTGTGTTCGAGCATCCGCATGTCCTTGGCATCACGCAGGAACTCCGAGGCGAAGATGAAGTCATTCAGGCGCTGGTTCTTACTGAAGATGATCTCCTGGTTATTGCCTTCCCACTCCTTATTACCCTGGTACATATAAATGATATGGTCCCCGATCTCCATCACACTGTTCATGTCATGGGTGTTGATCACCGTGGTGATATTGAATTCGGTGGTTAGTTCCTTGATCAGTTTGTCGATCACCAGGGAGGTTTGGGGGTCGAGACCCGAGTTGGGTTCATCGCAAAAGAGGTATTTTGGGTTCAGGACAATGGCCCTTGCAATACCCACCCTTTTTTTCATCCCGCCACTGATCTCGGCTGGGAACTTTTTGTTGGCGTCTTTCAGGTTCACCCGGTCCAGCACTTCATTGACCCTTTTCTTTTTCTCCTCCAGGCTCCAGTCGGTGAACATGTCCAGCGGAAACTGCACATTCTGTTCAACGGTCAGGCTATCAAAGAGGGCCGATCCCTGGAAAAGCATCCCGATCTCTTTCCTGATCTCCTTTCGCTTGGCATCGTCCATGGAAGTGAAGTCTTCACCTTGGTAAAGGATATGGCCATTATCCGGCTGGAACAGGCCGACCAGGCACTTCATGAACACCGTCTTGCCGCTGCCGCTGGAACCGATAATGAGGTTGCATTTGCCTGCCTCCATAACGGCACTCACGTCATTGATCACCACCTTGTCACCAAAACTCTTCCGGATATTTTTTACTTCGATCATGCTTTGAATGGATCTGTATTATTGGATAAGGTTACCCTGCCTGTCCTGTCCTTACAACAAAAGGGCAGCCAGTATGTAGTCTGCAAAAAGTATGAGAACGCAACTCACCACCACCGATTTCGTACTCGCCCTGCCGATTTCCAATGCACCTCCTTCCACGTAATAACCGTAAAAGGCCGGGATACTGGAAATAATGAAGGAGAATACATAAGCCTTGATGAGGGCAAAGGTTACATTGAAAGGAAGGAATGCCTGGAGTAAGCCCCTGTCGAAATCGGTGCCCGACAAGATCCCAGAAGCAGTGCCTGCCAGTCTTCCTCCCCAAATACCCAAAGCCGCGGAGATCACAACCAGCATGGGAATCACCAGGAGGGCCGCACCGATCTTGGGTAATATGAGGTAGGTCTTGGTGTTGATGCCCATGATCTCTAATGCATCGATCTGTTCGCTCACCCTCATGTTCCCCAACTCACTGGCTATCTTACTGCCTACCACTCCGGCCAGTACGATACAAACAAGGGTGGGGGCGAATTCCAGCAATACCGTATCGCGCACGATCTGGGCAATGGTGGATTTTGGAATGATCGGACTCACCAGCTGGTAGGCGGTTTGCAGGGTGGAAACTGCCCCCATGAAAATGGAGATGATCACCACGATCCCCAGCGACCCGATGCCAAGTTCGGAGCATTGATGCATGAACTCCTTCCAGTACACTTTGCCGTTTTCCGGTTTGGAAAACATTCCCCTCAGCATCAATAGGTATCGACCAAAATCTGTAAAAAAAGTCATGCGCTTTGCTTGCTTGGTTTAAATTGGTTTATTCCCGTTCATGGTCAAATGTCCCGGGAGACATTCTGGAATTTCTTCCACCACTTCGACTTGGTAACGATCTCCGCTGTTGCCGTTTTACTGCACTTGATCTGCGCATCGATGACCGCAACAAGGGCCATATTGAAGATGCTCCTTACAGAACTGCCCAATTGTAGTACATGTACGGGCTTTTTCATGCCCAAAAGGATAGGCCCGATCGCATCCGCGCCACCTACTTCTTTCAGGAGATTATATGCTACGTTACCTGCTGCAAGGTTGGGGAAGATCAGTGTGTTTACATCCTCGTCTACCAGTTCACTAAAGGGATAGTTTTCTTTCAGGATCTCTTTATTGAAAGCGATACTTGCCTGCATTTCGCCATCCACTACCAGGGACGGGTTCCTTTCCTTGACAATTCTCCTGGCTTCCGCTACCAGCTTGGCTTCCGGCGAAGCGCTGCTGCCGAAGTTGGAATAGCTCAGCATGGCGATCCTTGGGGTGATGTTGAAGTTCCTCACCTCTTTCGCCACCATCAGGGTAATGTCTGCGAGTTCCTCGGCAGTAGGATTGAAGTTGACTGTTGTATCGGCAAGGAACAGTGGGCCTTTCTTGGTGAGCAACAAGTACATCCCTGCGATCTTCTTCACACCTTCTTCAGTGCCGATCACCTGGATGGCTGGTCGGATGGTTTCATCGTAGTTGCGGGTCAGGCCGGAGATCATGGCATCGGCATCGCCGGTCTCCACCATCATGCACCCGAAGTAGTTCCTGTCCTTCATGATCTTGTAAGCCTCATACTTGTTCAGTCCCTTGCGCTGCCGCTTCTGGAACAATACCTGGCCATACAGTTTGCGTTTCTCTTCCTGCTCATCGCTCCTCGGGTCAATGATGGGAATGCCATCGAGGTCGATGCTGTTGGAGTCGGCAATGGTCCGGATCTTCTTCTCATCTCCCAGCAGGATGGGGTAGGCAACGCCTTCTTCAAACACGATCTGGGCAGCTTTCAGGATCTTGAGGTTATCGGCTTCTGCAAATACCAGTCGCTTGGGGTCTTTCCTCGCCTTGTTGCCGATTACGCGCATTAACTGGTTGTCAAGTCCCAGCCTTTTGTTCAGTTCAACCGAATAGGCATCCCAGTTAGTAATGGTTGACTGGGCAACACCGCTGTCGATCGCGGCTTTCGCCACTGCAGGGGCAACGGTTGACAACAAACGGGGATCAAGGGGCTTTGGAATGATATAGGTCGGACCAAAGCTCATGCTCTTTTCGTTATAGGCCAGGTTAACGATATCGGGGACCGGGCTCTTGGCCAGTTCTGCCAATGCCCTTACTGCGGCCAGTTTCATTTCCTCATTGATCTGTGTGGCCCTTACATCAAGGGCACCACGGAAAATAAAGGGGAAACCCAATACATTGTTCACCTGGTTGGGATAATCACTTCTGCCTGTAGCCATGATGATATCCTTTCGGGCAGCCACGGCTTTTTCATAAGTGATCTCCGGGTCGGGGTTGGCCATCGCGAAAACGATCGGGTTCTTGGCCATGCCCTGCACCATTTCCGTGGTTACTACATTGCCTACGCTTAGCCCCAGGAATACATCGGCATTTTCCATTGCCTTGCCCAATGTCCAGTCTGGTGATTTTACGGCAAATGGTTTCTTGTCCTCGCCCAGATCGGTACGTCCTGCATGCAGCACCCCGTCCTTGTCGAACATGATGAAGTTTTCATGCCTGGCTCCCAGGGAAACATAAAGCTTCACGCAGGCCATAGCCGCGGCACCGGCGCCATTAACCACGAACCGTACCTTTTCGATCTTCTTTTTCTGGAGCTCCAGTGCATTGATCAGGGCAGCTGCGCTGATGATAGCAGTACCATGCTGGTCATCATGCATAACAGGGATCTTCAGCTGCTTTTTGAGCTCCTGTTCTATGTAAAAGCATTCGGGGGCCTTTATGTCTTCCAGGTTGATCCCGCCGAATGTGGGCTCAAGTGCCTTTACGATCTCTACAAACTTTACAGGGTCTTTCTCGTTTACCTCAATATCAAATACGTCAATATCAGCGAATATTTTAAACAATACGCCTTTTCCTTCCATTACCGGCTTGCTCGCTTCTGGGCCAATATCGCCCAGGCCAAGCACTGCCGTTCCATTACTGATCACGGCCACCAGGTTGCCCTTGGCCGTGTACTTATATACATTTTCCTTATGTGCTGCGATTTCCTTGCAGGGTTCAGCCACTCCGGGGCTATAGGCCAATGACAGGTCCCTTTGGGTCTTCGCTTCCTTGGTTGGAATGACTTCTATTTTTCCCGGCCTGCCTTTTGCATGGTATTCAAGGGCTTGCGATCGTCTTGCTTCTTTCGCCATAATGTTTTTTTAATGTTCAGGGGTTTGATCCCCGTTCCACGGCATGATTGCCATTGTGGAATCCAAATGGATGGTCGGTTTGGTTAGAAACAGGGGTGCAAAATACGAAAATGAGCCAGACTAGTGGCCCTTATAGCGTTTATAAGTGCTGCCCCGGACTGTTGGGATAGGGGGCTGCCCGCCCGGAAGGGCAATACGACTGACCATATGAGAAGATAATCGGGCTAAGGCCGCCCGTTAAACTGCAATAACCCGGTAAATATTTCAATAGCTGAGTCCTGCGCCCATGGCGGCCATCAGGCCTATACCGATGGGGATGGCAGTTTCGTCAATATCAAAATTTGGGGTATGTACTCCTGAAGTGATCCCCTTTTCCTTGTTCATTACACCCAGGCGGAAAAAACAACCGGGAATTTGCTGGGAATAATAGCCGAAATCTTCCGCACCCATCCTGATCTCTGTTTCGCCAACCTTCTCCTCGCCCATGTATTCCCTGGCAATGGCACTGGCCTTTTCATGCAGTCGTTCGTTATTGTACACGGTTGGGTAACCAATGTCGATATGGAGGTCAACACTCGCCCCCATGCTTTTCCCGACGCCTTCCACGATCTCACGGATATGTTTATGCGCTTCGAAACGCCATTGCTCATCCATTGCCCTGAATGTTCCCATTAGTTTCACTTCGGCGGGGATCACATTGGTGGTATGGCCACCCTGGAAGGAGGTAATGGACAGCACCGATGGTTGCAATGGGTCGCGGTTACGGCTGATTACCTGCTGCAAGGCCACCACAATATGCGATGCTACCAGTATGGTATCTACGGTCAGGTGGGGGCCGGCCGCATGTCCGCCCTTGCTTTTGACAGAAATGTAGATCTCATCTGCACTGGCCATTACCTTTCCCGAACGGAAGCTTACCTGTCCAACCGGCATCTGCGGATGAACGTGAAGGCCGACAATGGCTTCCGGACGGGGATTTTCAAGTACACCATCTTTTATCATCAGGCTTGCACCACCGGGGTTCCTTTCTTCTCCCGGCTGGAAGACCAGTTTAACGGTTCCTTCCCATTGGTCCCTTAATTCATTGAGGATCCTGGCTGCACCCAGCAGGCAGGTAGTATGGACATCATGACCACAGGCGTGCATGATACCTTTTTTCAGGGAACGGTAGGGGACATCGTTGGCTTCTTCAATAGGTAATGCGTCCATGTCGGCACGCAAGGCGATCACCCTGGAACCCGGGTTACGTCCTTCAATGAGGCCGACCACCCCGGTAGTGGCCATCACCTGGAAGGGGATGCCGCATTCCCTTAATTTGGATTGGATGAAGGAACTGGTTTCATATTCCTCGTAGCTCAGTTCAGGATGGGCGTGCAAATGTCTTCTGACTGACACGTACTCTTCTGCATATTGTGCTGCCAACTGCCTTATTGTTCCGTGAATACTCATGCTCCAAAAATAAGGCATCTGCCTCCAATCGGGCAGCAGGATATAAGATAGGAATGGGAAAGTCCTGGAATGCCTGTTGCAGCCTGGTTATTGTTCCTGCATGAGGGAGTCGGTAGGATCAACCTCTATCACATCATTGACAATGTAAACGTTGTTCTTAAACTCCCTTGCTAATTGCCGCTGGTATTCTTCCGCTTCTTTCCTGGTCTTGAAATTGCCTACCCTTAACCTGAAATAAGGTGACTGGTACATCAGGTAGGCTTTCAGTTCCGGGAAAAGTTTATACACCCTTGTCTTTGCAGAAATGGCTGCATTGCGGTCAGTGGTATTGATCACCTGGATACGGAATCCGGAAACATTCCGCCTGGCTTCACGGGTGGTGAATTCATTTATCTCTGCCTGTTTGCGGACCAATTGATCGATCCTTGGGTCCTTATACACCACCAGGCTGTCGGATTGTCCAAATCCAGCCTTGACGAGCAATAATAATACAAGGGATAAGATCTGTTTCATACTTTAGCTTTAGCAAATTCCTCGCCAGAATTAATAGCCTGTTGTGTTGTGCCCGGGTTCTCCCTTAACAATGGCCACGCTGGCGCTGCAGCCTAACCTTTCGGCCCCGGCAGCAACCAGGGCGCTGGCAAAGGCATAATCGCGAATGCCGCCGGAAGCCTTTATCCTTACACCTGCCGGCAGATGTTTGCGCATCAGTTCTACCGCTTCTACACTGGCGCCTTTTTCTGCATAGCCTGTAGAGGTTTTCATGAAATCAATACCTAAGGGGCCGAGTTTCTGGCAGCAAGCAATGATCTCTCCTTCTGTAAGGATCCCGCTTTCAATGATCACCTTTAGGAGTTTACCCTTATTGTGGCATACCTCCACCAGTAGCCGAACTTCCTTCTCCAGGTAGGACCAGTCCTGCTGCCTTAATGCGATAAGATTGATGACCATGTCGATCTCATGTGCGCCATCAACAATGGCAAGGATGGTCTCCGCCACTTTTGCCTCTGTTGCTGAATAGCCAAAAGGAAAACCTACGACCGTAGCCACTTTGACATGGGTCGGCGCAAGGATGGCAGCGGCCCTTTTTACAAAGGGAGGAGGAACGCAAACAGCAGCAAATCCATATTCCACCGACTCATTACATAATTTCTCAATATCTGCGATGGTGGTGGTAGGCTTCAAAATAGTATGGTCGATATACCCTGCTATGTTCATAA is drawn from Flavihumibacter rivuli and contains these coding sequences:
- the sucD gene encoding succinate--CoA ligase subunit alpha, producing MSVLVNKNSKIIVQGFTGTEGTFHATQMIEYGTQVVGGVTPGKGGSTHLDRPVFNTVAEAVKATGANVSIIFVPPAFAADAIMEAADAGIELVVCITEGIPVQDMVKARHFLQGKNTRLVGPNCPGVITAGECKVGIMPGFVFKAGRIGIVSKSGTLTYEAADQVAKAGLGISTAIGIGGDPIIGTPTKDAVELLMNDPETDAIVMIGEIGGSMEADAARWIKENGTKPVVGFIAGQTAPPGRRMGHAGAIIGGADDTAAAKMKIMAECGIHVVQSPADIGKRIAEVVKK
- a CDS encoding ABC transporter ATP-binding protein; amino-acid sequence: MIEVKNIRKSFGDKVVINDVSAVMEAGKCNLIIGSSGSGKTVFMKCLVGLFQPDNGHILYQGEDFTSMDDAKRKEIRKEIGMLFQGSALFDSLTVEQNVQFPLDMFTDWSLEEKKKRVNEVLDRVNLKDANKKFPAEISGGMKKRVGIARAIVLNPKYLFCDEPNSGLDPQTSLVIDKLIKELTTEFNITTVINTHDMNSVMEIGDHIIYMYQGNKEWEGNNQEIIFSKNQRLNDFIFASEFLRDAKDMRMLEHKGKIDNNRNMDELLK
- a CDS encoding MlaE family ABC transporter permease, with amino-acid sequence MTFFTDFGRYLLMLRGMFSKPENGKVYWKEFMHQCSELGIGSLGIVVIISIFMGAVSTLQTAYQLVSPIIPKSTIAQIVRDTVLLEFAPTLVCIVLAGVVGSKIASELGNMRVSEQIDALEIMGINTKTYLILPKIGAALLVIPMLVVISAALGIWGGRLAGTASGILSGTDFDRGLLQAFLPFNVTFALIKAYVFSFIISSIPAFYGYYVEGGALEIGRASTKSVVVSCVLILFADYILAALLL
- a CDS encoding NADP-dependent malic enzyme translates to MAKEARRSQALEYHAKGRPGKIEVIPTKEAKTQRDLSLAYSPGVAEPCKEIAAHKENVYKYTAKGNLVAVISNGTAVLGLGDIGPEASKPVMEGKGVLFKIFADIDVFDIEVNEKDPVKFVEIVKALEPTFGGINLEDIKAPECFYIEQELKKQLKIPVMHDDQHGTAIISAAALINALELQKKKIEKVRFVVNGAGAAAMACVKLYVSLGARHENFIMFDKDGVLHAGRTDLGEDKKPFAVKSPDWTLGKAMENADVFLGLSVGNVVTTEMVQGMAKNPIVFAMANPDPEITYEKAVAARKDIIMATGRSDYPNQVNNVLGFPFIFRGALDVRATQINEEMKLAAVRALAELAKSPVPDIVNLAYNEKSMSFGPTYIIPKPLDPRLLSTVAPAVAKAAIDSGVAQSTITNWDAYSVELNKRLGLDNQLMRVIGNKARKDPKRLVFAEADNLKILKAAQIVFEEGVAYPILLGDEKKIRTIADSNSIDLDGIPIIDPRSDEQEEKRKLYGQVLFQKRQRKGLNKYEAYKIMKDRNYFGCMMVETGDADAMISGLTRNYDETIRPAIQVIGTEEGVKKIAGMYLLLTKKGPLFLADTTVNFNPTAEELADITLMVAKEVRNFNITPRIAMLSYSNFGSSASPEAKLVAEARRIVKERNPSLVVDGEMQASIAFNKEILKENYPFSELVDEDVNTLIFPNLAAGNVAYNLLKEVGGADAIGPILLGMKKPVHVLQLGSSVRSIFNMALVAVIDAQIKCSKTATAEIVTKSKWWKKFQNVSRDI
- a CDS encoding M20 metallopeptidase family protein; this encodes MSIHGTIRQLAAQYAEEYVSVRRHLHAHPELSYEEYETSSFIQSKLRECGIPFQVMATTGVVGLIEGRNPGSRVIALRADMDALPIEEANDVPYRSLKKGIMHACGHDVHTTCLLGAARILNELRDQWEGTVKLVFQPGEERNPGGASLMIKDGVLENPRPEAIVGLHVHPQMPVGQVSFRSGKVMASADEIYISVKSKGGHAAGPHLTVDTILVASHIVVALQQVISRNRDPLQPSVLSITSFQGGHTTNVIPAEVKLMGTFRAMDEQWRFEAHKHIREIVEGVGKSMGASVDLHIDIGYPTVYNNERLHEKASAIAREYMGEEKVGETEIRMGAEDFGYYSQQIPGCFFRLGVMNKEKGITSGVHTPNFDIDETAIPIGIGLMAAMGAGLSY
- a CDS encoding SPOR domain-containing protein — translated: MKQILSLVLLLLVKAGFGQSDSLVVYKDPRIDQLVRKQAEINEFTTREARRNVSGFRIQVINTTDRNAAISAKTRVYKLFPELKAYLMYQSPYFRLRVGNFKTRKEAEEYQRQLAREFKNNVYIVNDVIEVDPTDSLMQEQ
- the deoC gene encoding deoxyribose-phosphate aldolase → MNIAGYIDHTILKPTTTIADIEKLCNESVEYGFAAVCVPPPFVKRAAAILAPTHVKVATVVGFPFGYSATEAKVAETILAIVDGAHEIDMVINLIALRQQDWSYLEKEVRLLVEVCHNKGKLLKVIIESGILTEGEIIACCQKLGPLGIDFMKTSTGYAEKGASVEAVELMRKHLPAGVRIKASGGIRDYAFASALVAAGAERLGCSASVAIVKGEPGHNTTGY